The Mastomys coucha isolate ucsf_1 unplaced genomic scaffold, UCSF_Mcou_1 pScaffold3, whole genome shotgun sequence DNA window GGCTCTAAGGCCAAGGGTCCaagaggacagaaggagggacAATTAAGCCCTGAGACTTCTCCCAGCATCCTGGgaggttggttgcagtttgttagcaGCTGTGGGTCAAAGAagaatctacagagtgagttccaggacagtcacggctacacagagaaaccctgtctcgaaaaaaagaagggaaggaagaaagaaagaaggaaaggaggaaatgaaagtaAAGATGTTAGACTCTTCCtagttcctttctcttttctatcctcgtttctctcctatctagtgttaggagaTAAAACCAGGGGGAGAAAGGGTGGgagaaagaacccacaaagtagcaaagacctgATCCCCACAAcactccctcacacacaccctTTCTCCCAGCTTCAGCCTCACTGTGAGAAGAGTCACCCGAGAAGGTAGGCAGGATTTGTTCCCAGAGAAAAACCTCAAAAGACTGGAACAAAGCTCTGTGGGCTGGGCCCATTAGTTCCCCGCTGCTGGCTGCCTGAcagatatatgtgcacatgtatgtatgtatgtatgcatctttCTAACTATAGGCTGGGTCTCATATATAGTCCTGGGTCACCTggaaaactcactgtgtagaccaggctgatctcaaaacTCACAGattagcctgcttctgcctctccagtgctggggttaaaggcacgcaccaccacggGCTCTGACAGCTCTTCTTTAAGGGGGCATCAGGTCAGTTGCAGGCACCTTAAGGGGCAGACTAACGAAGAAAGCAAAGGAGCTGAaaatggcaggggtggggtgggggtgggagactTGCGACTGAGGAGGAGTTCAAGGAGGAAGCTGATGCCCTGGGGTCCTTTCTAGAAATGGAATGTCCTCACCCTTGGTTCACACATAAGGCACCCCTCCGCAAAGTTGGGCAAGTGGGAGGCCCCTAAGATGAGTAACAGCAGCTCACCCACCCCCAAGCCATggctggaggaggcagaggggaacCCAGGATCTATCTAGGTCACCCCAGTGGgtcaccctccctccccacccccgcaacATACCACGTGGTTGGTTTTCCCCTCTCTGGCTACTTGGGTGCAGGAAGGCCAGTTAGGGCTGTCACCCTCTGGGGTTCCATTtccacttccattttctttctttcctttctttttttctttctttctttctttcttttttttttttttttttNNNNNNNNNNNNNNNNNNNNNNNNNNNNNNNNNNNNNNNNNNNNNNNNNNNNNNNNNNNNNNNNNNNNNNNNNNNNNNNNNNNNNNtttgagacagggtttctctgtatagccctggctgtggctgtcctagaactcactctgtagaccaggctggcctcaaactcagaaatccacctgccccctctttctttgttttctttctttctttctctcttctttctttctcttctttcctccttctttgaCTGGCCTTGAAACCCTCAACAATTTACCTGCTCctgtctcctaagtgttgggatgaaaggcatggCTGTATACACCCACTCCTTATGTGCCTTTGACTTTCTGCACAAGAGCCTTCCAGTGGGGTGAGAGGGTGGTCAAGTTTGGCTAAACTCTAGTCAGGCTTCTGAATCTTCTCTACCTAGTCATTGCCTTCCTTGTAAAACCTAGTTTTAGTGAAAAACCCCATTAAGTCGGTTTAGCAAGCTCCCTCTCCTAGACTGGATCATCCTCAGTCATTGTGTACAGCCCCTGAGGTCATGTCTGCTCACCTGGCCTGTCTCAACAAGCGTCTTGTCTGATCTGTTTAGACAGAGTCCCCCTACCCctgatttttctttccccttaGTCATTTGCCGTTCCCCCAACGCCCACCCTGCTGGAGCCCTTAAGACCCACTTGTTCTCATTGAACACTCTACAACAAGTCTCTGCACCAATAACTAATTCTGAATAAAGTCAGCCTTACATGCTTCAGCAAGTACTattgaataacaacaacaataaattattattattattattattattattattattattattattattggtgttgGGATCAAATCCAAGGCCCTGCATATGtgattaagtaattttttttaaaaaaaagtatttaaacaaGGTGTTTTCTCTTTCCAATCCACCCACTTCAATACATTCATCATTTGTCTGAAACACTGGGAAACCAAAGCAAGCAATGGCTCCTTCTTTGTTGTGTTGTCTTGGGGTGTGGATTCAGGGCACCCCATACACTGAGCATCCGCCCCCCCTCTTCCTCCAACACACTCTACAGAGCCTCTCTTTGAGccctgtgtcttttaaaaaaatattctgctTCATATTCATCTTCAGAGGTTTGAAAGGACTGGTGATGGGGAGGCAGAGCTGGCTGAGCCCAGCCCAGCATGGAACAGGGATGAAGATTAGATCTCTCCGTGGACTGTACCCGCTCTGTCTGTTCAGAGGCAGGTTGAATGGCGCAGGGTGCACAGTTAGACACCTGAAGCTCTGGGGCTCTTCCTTGGCTGTGATTCAGGTGCAGGAGAATGTGACTCCTCCCCAGCTCCATTGGGGCCACAATAGCCGGAAAGAACTGCAGTACTTTCCCAGCAGGTATTTGGAATTCCCAGAGTGGGGAATTCCCATGCCCTGGGGCAAAGGTAATTAGTGTTAGGCTCCTGTTTCCGGGGAGAGGTGAGGTTGTTGACTGCCTTTTGTTCCACCGGGGTCTTGGGGGTCTTAACGGCCCAGGGGTACAAAGACTGAGATCTGGACCCAGAGACAGATAGATTTCATCCCAAGACAGAAATCATATTTCTTTTCCAAGCGATCTTTATTTCTCTCAATGACCCGTAGGGCGATTACAGTCACGGCTCCCGTGGGGAGCAGAGGTTCAGTGATGTAGCGACAGCCTGGTCACCAAATCAGCGTTATTAAGACAATTGAGTtagataaatattttgttttaaacatcaGCAAAAACAGGAGGCGGCGAGGCAGGGAGGCCAGGTGGGGATAGCTGATAGCTCAGCTCTATTTTCACGGAAAACATGtcggtctgaagacagcttcccTACACTGGGTCCTCCAGGACACCCCGGCCTTCCAAATAAATACATtcacaagcaaataaataaataataaataataaataaataatcataagTGCAATTATAAATAGGGGGCTGGCTCTGTGAGGAAGGCTGGGCACTATGCCTCAGGGAAGAGTCTGGAAAGGTctgaaggtaggaaggaaggccTGAGATCTTCTCCAGCAGCGTTGAGTCAGAGGCAACCCGACCCACTCTCCCTTTGTAGAACTCAGGCATCGACATCTGAGGCTCCAGTGAATTCTGAAAGCCCATTTGAATCCTTGACAGTGGTTCGTGAGAAGCCCACAATCCAGGCTACTATCCCTGCATCTTGTGTTTCTGAGTGTCGTAGTTGTTGAAAGTTCTGAGCCCGGAGTTGGACCCTGAGCCATAATCCCCTTTCTAAGTTAGAAGGACACGGATTGGGGACTCTGAGGAGTAGACAATAAAGGGGTCAGAATAAAGGGGTCAGAGTGGGGGCTGGATAGAGAACGGATGAATATTCATTTGCTTCACAGAGCAATGACTCCAAAGTAGACCTGCCCGGACTCCGCGAAGTCTAAGTACTTGGGCAGATTGACCTCAGCGCTCAGTTGGTCCCCCTTCTCCAGCTGGAAGACTCCGCCCAGGTATATGGGCTCGTACCAGGGCTTGAGCTCAGCCCCCTCCGGGGTGTCCTTGGGGCAGGGGCTCTTGATGGCAGAGAGAAGGTTGACTTTCTCCTGGTATGCGATAGCAAATCGGCTGACGGTGTGGGTGAGGAGCACGTAGTCGGGGCAGCCTTGTCCCGTGAAGAGGACCTGGGAGTAGACAAGGTACAGCCCATCTGCCGGCACCACTAGTTGGTTGTCTTTGAGGTCCATGCCATTGGCCAGGAGGGCGTTGGCACGCTGGCTCAGCCACTCCAGCTGCTCCTCCACTTGGTGGTTTGCTGAGGGTGGGAGAATTGAGTCAGTGTCACCCTCTTAGTTCACACTCCACATCCTGAACCTCAACTTCTAACTTCTACCCACGCTTCACTTCCGGCTCCTGCACTTCCGGTTCCAGCGCCCTCTGTCTTTCCACATCCCATTCGCTAGCTACGCGAGGTCCCCGGTGGCCTCCTAATGCCTTGCTTTTGAATCACCTCTCTGACTCTCTCACCTGCTGTCTTTAAGAGCTCTGTCTTTTCTCAGCCTGGCTCGActctctgcctcccccccccccccccccaatcctgcCCCTTCATTCCCAAGGCACATGTGAAGACATCTTACCTACGACGTGGGCTACAGGCTTGTCACTCGAATTTTGAGAAGAGGATCCTGGAGGGGAAGGGACAAAGATGAGACCTTTCCCAACAAGCATCTGTACTCTTAGACCCTATTCCCTTTCCTCCAAAACCAAAGCTTTAAGttctccactcccacccccaccccatcccatgtCTAACTGCCCTCCCCCATCTTAAATTAAGAGAGAGGCTTGGGAACACTTACTGAGTGTGAGAGTCTGGGCCATAGAACCGATGAGAGGAAGGCCATTCGGGAACTTCTGGGTAGGAAAGGAAGGAGGTTAATAGACAGACTCACTCCAAAGGAGAAGCCTCCCGCTGCTTGCCCCCCTTCTAGCTCCTCTTTGCCCCTGAGTCTGgtgtttttcttcattcattcattcattcattcattcatccgtCCAACCCTAGACATCTTTCTGTGGTGCCCTCTGTGCATGATCTCCCGTTATCTCCCCTTCATCTCCCTCCTTATCTCTCATGCCTCCCTCATCTCTGTCTCAGATTTTTAtcacttccttctcccctcttcctggcCACATCTTTCTAGATGTCTCAGCATGTATACACGCTTGTTCGTTCATTCATCCCTCCTTGCATCCACCAAAAGATGTTTAGTCAACTGGCTGCATGGGTCCGAGGTCCTGACTCTGTCCCCTCCCTACTCTCCTCCACATCACCCTGCCCATTAGCCCACCGCTTTCCCTCACCCTGTCCTTCTTGCCCTCCTACCCTGCTTTGCTTGGGACTGAGGATAAAGGCTGCCCAGACACTCACCTCTTCCCTGTGGGGACCGATCACTCCAAAGTTCAGTAGACAGAAGAGCGTGGTGGCCCCCGCCACGAGCAGGAATGAGAAgagactgacacacagacaccGCCTGGAGCTCTGGAGGCCCCCCGTCTTTTGGGGGAGTGCCTCCTCTGCCAGTTCCACGTCGCGGATCATGCTTTCTGTGCTCATGGTGTCCTTTCCAGAGGGAGATGTGTCGCCTCGGGCCAGCGTGTGAGAGGGACAGAACCTGCTTGGCTGGCTGCTGGCTTTTCTGGGAGCTATTTCCAGGGTGTTGTTCTGGAGTTTCTGTTCtccctcctggctggtcccttgCTGTCCTCGCTGAGGGAGCTTCTGCTGGCTGGCTGTGCAGACGGCTGCCTTTATAGCCCTTGGGGAAGAGGGCGGGGAAAAGCTCATTCAACCCGCGGAAAACTTCCTTGGTGGAGAAAACCATGATCTCATGTGGAGGAAGCGGTAGTGGCCCTACACCTCTGTCTCGGTTTCTTCTTCTCCATCGCGGGGGCAGAGGTTTGGAAAGTTGGGGACACCCAGGCATCAAGGAATCTCCTCCCCGTCCCCACTAGGATTCTGTGGCAATCTGGGGCCAATcaggaacgtgtgtgtgtgtgtgtgtgtgtgtgtgtgtgtgtgtgtgtgtgaactagaACCCATTTTCTCTCCACCTGCCCTCCATGTACTAATATTGTCTGTTTCTCTGCAGAGAGACCATGCTTGTGTC harbors:
- the Tnf gene encoding tumor necrosis factor isoform X1; translated protein: MSFSPPSSPRAIKAAVCTASQQKLPQRGQQGTSQEGEQKLQNNTLEIAPRKASSQPSRFCPSHTLARGDTSPSGKDTMSTESMIRDVELAEEALPQKTGGLQSSRRCLCVSLFSFLLVAGATTLFCLLNFGVIGPHREEKFPNGLPLIGSMAQTLTLRSSSQNSSDKPVAHVVANHQVEEQLEWLSQRANALLANGMDLKDNQLVVPADGLYLVYSQVLFTGQGCPDYVLLTHTVSRFAIAYQEKVNLLSAIKSPCPKDTPEGAELKPWYEPIYLGGVFQLEKGDQLSAEVNLPKYLDFAESGQVYFGVIAL
- the Tnf gene encoding tumor necrosis factor isoform X2 gives rise to the protein MSTESMIRDVELAEEALPQKTGGLQSSRRCLCVSLFSFLLVAGATTLFCLLNFGVIGPHREEFPNGLPLIGSMAQTLTLRSSSQNSSDKPVAHVVANHQVEEQLEWLSQRANALLANGMDLKDNQLVVPADGLYLVYSQVLFTGQGCPDYVLLTHTVSRFAIAYQEKVNLLSAIKSPCPKDTPEGAELKPWYEPIYLGGVFQLEKGDQLSAEVNLPKYLDFAESGQVYFGVIAL